One region of Armigeres subalbatus isolate Guangzhou_Male chromosome 3, GZ_Asu_2, whole genome shotgun sequence genomic DNA includes:
- the LOC134225495 gene encoding ornithine aminotransferase, mitochondrial isoform X2 gives MASTVAATKTSELRHGTSSQEVFDREDKFGAHNYHPLPVALARGEGIFVWDVEGKRYYDFLSAYSAVNQGHCHPKIVRALTEQAKVLALTSRAFYSNVLGEYEEYITALFGFDKVLPMNTGVEGGETACKLARKWAYKVKKVPQNKAKIIFAEGNFWGRTLAAVSSSNDPSSYEGFGPFMPGFELVPYNDTGALERALQDPNVCAFMVEPIQGEAGVVVPDEGYLRKVRELCTKYNVLFIADEVQTGLARTGRMLAVDHEDVKPDILILGKALSGGLYPVSAVLANDDVMLCIKPGEHGSTYGGNPLGCKVAMAALDVLVNEKLAENADRMGRRLRESLAELPTDVVSIVRGKGLLNAIVINSKYDAWEVCLRLKENGLIAKPTHGDIIRFAPPLTINEEQVDECSRIIKTTVLSFVNEQ, from the exons ATGGCCTCCACCGTTGCCGCCACAAAAACGAGCGAGCTTCGGCACGGAACGTCATCGCAGGAGGTGTTCGACCGGGAGGATAAATTTGGCGCCCACAACTATCACCCGCTGCCGGTGGCGTTGGCACGTGGCGAGGGAATCTTCGTGTGGGACGTCGAGGGCAAACGATACTACGATTTCCTGAGCGCGTATTCCGCGGTAAACCAGGGCCACTGCCATCCGAAGATCGTGCGGGCCCTCACCGAACAGGCCAAGGTATTGGCTCTGACCTCCag AGCCTTCTACTCCAACGTCCTCGGTGAGTACGAAGAATACATCACCGCCCTGTTCGGCTTCGACAAAGTGCTTCCAATGAACACCGGTGTTGAGGGCGGGGAGACGGCATGCAAATTGGCGCGCAAGTGGGCGTACAAAGTGAAGAAAGTTCCACAAAACAAGGCTAAAATTATTTTCGCTGAAGGTAACTTCTGGGGCCGCACGTTGGCTGCCGTATCCTCTTCAAACGATCCGTCCAGTTATGAAGGCTTCGGACCATTCATGCCTGGGTTCGAACTTGTCCCGTACAATGACACCGGTGCGCTTGAAAGGGCCTTGCAGGATCCCAACGTGTGCGCCTTTATGGTGGAACCAATTCAGGGAGAAGCTGGCGTAGTTGTTCCCGATGAGGGATATCTTAGGAAGGTTCGTGAATTATGCACAAAGTACAACGTCCTCTTCATTGCCGATGAAGTACAAACGGGTCTTGCCCGAACGGGACGCATGCTGGCGGTCGACCACGAGGACGTCAAGCCTGATATACTGATCTTGGGAAAAGCTCTCTCCGGTGGATTGTACCCCGTGTCGGCTGTGCTGGCGAACGACGACGTGATGCTATGCATCAAGCCCGGCGAGCACGGATCGACCTACGGTGGAAACCCACTGGGTTGCAAGGTAGCGATGGCTGCCCTCGATGTGTTGGTCAATGAAAAGTTGGCGGAAAACGCAGATCGCATGGGACGTAGACTGCGAGAATCTCTAGCGGAACTCCCGACGGACGTGGTTTCGATTGTACGAGGAAAAGGTCTGCTGAATGCTATCGTGATTAACTCCAAGTATGATGCGTGGGAAGTTTGCCTGCGATTGAAGGAAAATGGATTGATTGCGAAGCCAACCCATGGGGATATTATCCGGTTTGCGCCACCGTTGACCATCAACGAAGAGCAAGTGGACGAGTGCTCGAGGATCATCAAAACAACAGTACTGTCATTTGTTAATGAACAGTAA